The proteins below are encoded in one region of Coffea arabica cultivar ET-39 chromosome 4c, Coffea Arabica ET-39 HiFi, whole genome shotgun sequence:
- the LOC113738478 gene encoding S-type anion channel SLAH2-like isoform X4, which yields MLPQQQISLILYIYWLHSAILKTSVIGFHHHHYQHFLITSFSPTPHIDGRSFSAPFFQNRHLLLYFTNRSRQMMRCCFFDMDKSEGINLTERDSSERLPSLIEHIAANKVAGFDNIKGKNELNYQPAAMCSHCLSPLSMGTVAAAADGQSDLSQTQRLHSVSISMPSTPAGNHSSNAKKVVANGKFPSHPEGPLRNPAINGLKDKRFDTFKTWSGKLERQISNLRGKNREDTHDSNPQENIEVETLPVDRYFDALQGPELDTLRPSEEIILPEDKQWPFLLRYPISSFGICLGVSSQAIMWKALATSTSTKFLHISPDVNLALWCISVALVVIVSSIYFLKVIFYFEAVRREYYHPIRINFFFAPWIALLFLALGVPPSISEKLHAALWYILMFPIFCLELKIYGQWMSGGKRRLSKVANPSNHLSVVGNFVGALLGASMGLKEGPIFFFAIGLAHYMVLFVTLYQRLPTNETLPKELHPVFFLFVAAPSVASMAWANIQGSFDYGSRIAYFIAMFLYFSLAVRINFFRGFRFSLAWWAYTFPMTGAAIATIRYSNVVTNVVTKCLTVILCVTATLTVTALLVTTIIHAFVLRNLFPNDIAIAISQGKPKTTRRWFHRRSGSSDTTIKHIEHYLKFADSEEKDIEASNESAGKV from the exons ATGCTCCCTCAACAGCAGATCAGTCTTATCCTTTACATTTATTGGCTCCACTCCGCAATCCTCAAGACCTCAGTAATCGGTTTCCACCACCACCATTATCAACACTTCCTTATCACCTCCTTCTCCCCCACTCCCCATATCGACGGTCGCTCCTTTTCCGCTCCCTTTTTCCAAAATCGGCACCTACTGCTGTATTTCACGAACAGGTCCAGGCAGATGATGCG GTGCTGCTTCTTTGACATGGATAAGAGCGAAGGAATTAACCTCACAGAGAGAGATTCTTCAGAAAGACTTCCTTCACTGATTGAACATATTGCTGCAAATAAAGTGGCTGGATTTGATAACATTAAGGGGAAGAATGAACTGAATTATCAACCAGCTGCCATGTGTTCTCATTGTTTAAGCCCCTTAAGCATG GGAACTGTGGCAGCAGCTGCAGATGGTCAGAGTGATCTTTCTCAGACTCAAAGACTGCATTCTGTTTCTATTAGCATGCCATCTACTCCTGCGGGAAATCATTCCTCAAATGCGAAAAAA GTTGTCGCAAATGGCAAATTTCCAAGTCATCCAGAAGGTCCCCTCAGGAATCCTGCAATTAACGGACTAAAGGATAAAAGATTTGACACTTTCAAAACTTGGTCTGGGAAGCTTGAGAGGCAAATATCCAATTTACGTGGAAAGAACAGGGAGGATACACATGATTCCAATCCACAAGAGAATATAGAAGTGGAGACTTTACCTGTGGACCGGTACTTTGATGCCTTGCAGGGGCCTGAACTTGATACACTACGG CCATCTGAGGAGATAATTCTTCCTGAAGATAAGCAGTGGCCCTTTCTTCTTCGCTACCCAATCTCTTCATTTGGTATCTGTCTTGGTGTTAGCAGCCAAGCCATTATGTGGAAAGCCCTTGCAACGTCTACTTCCACAAAATTTCTGCACATAAGCCCGGATGTAAACCTAGCTTTGTGGTGCATATCGGTTGCTCTTGTTGTAATCGTCTCTTCCATTTACTTTCTGAAAGTGATTTTCTACTTTGAAGCAGTTCGGCGAGAATACTATCACCCGATCCGTATCAATTTCTTCTTTGCTCCATGGATAGCACTCCTTTTTTTAGCTCTAGGAGTTCCACCATCAATTTCTGAAAAGCTCCATGCAGCTCTATGGTACATTCTTATGTTTCCAATCTTTTGTCTTGAGCTAAAAATTTATGGACAATGGATGTCAGGAGGAAAGAGGAGGCTTTCAAAGGTGGCCAATCCTTCAAATCATCTCTCagttgttggaaattttgttgGGGCATTGCTTGGCGCATCCATGGGGCTAAAAGAAGGGCCTATTTTCTTCTTTGCTATTGGATTGGCTCATTACATGGTCTTATTTGTCACTCTCTACCAAAGACTTCCAACAAATGAGACACTTCCAAAGGAGCTTCACCCAGTATTCTTTTTGTTTGTTGCAGCACCTAGTGTTGCTTCTATGGCGTGGGCGAACATTCAGGGATCCTTTGATTATGGATCACGGATTGCTTACTTCATTGCTATGTTCCTCTATTTCTCGCTG GCTGTTCGCATTAACTTTTTCCGAGGCTTCAG GTTTTCTTTGGCATGGTGGGCGTACACTTTTCCAATGACTGGAGCTGCCATTGCCACAATCAGGTATTCAAATGTGGTAACCAATGTAGTGACAAAATGTTTAACTGTGATACTATGTGTTACTGCAACACTCACAGTAACTGCACTGCTCGTAACAACAATCATCCATGCTTTCGTGCTTAGAAACCTCTTTCCCAATGACATTGCCATTGCAATTAGTCAAGGAAAGCCTAAAACAACTCGACGATGGTTTCATAGAAGATCTGGCAGCTCTGATACTACTATTAAACATATTGAACACTACCTCAAGTTTGCAGATTCAGAAGAAAAAGATATTGAAGCTTCTAATGAGTCGGCAGGAAAAGTTTGA
- the LOC113738478 gene encoding S-type anion channel SLAH2-like isoform X6: MDKSEGINLTERDSSERLPSLIEHIAANKVAGFDNIKGKNELNYQPAAMCSHCLSPLSMGTVAAAADGQSDLSQTQRLHSVSISMPSTPAGNHSSNAKKVLFNDSNEIIFSNDASNSAATTNYGGAAELKITKFHSQPMPTGSTSHQVVANGKFPSHPEGPLRNPAINGLKDKRFDTFKTWSGKLERQISNLRGKNREDTHDSNPQENIEVETLPVDRYFDALQGPELDTLRPSEEIILPEDKQWPFLLRYPISSFGICLGVSSQAIMWKALATSTSTKFLHISPDVNLALWCISVALVVIVSSIYFLKVIFYFEAVRREYYHPIRINFFFAPWIALLFLALGVPPSISEKLHAALWYILMFPIFCLELKIYGQWMSGGKRRLSKVANPSNHLSVVGNFVGALLGASMGLKEGPIFFFAIGLAHYMVLFVTLYQRLPTNETLPKELHPVFFLFVAAPSVASMAWANIQGSFDYGSRIAYFIAMFLYFSLAVRINFFRGFRFSLAWWAYTFPMTGAAIATIRYSNVVTNVVTKCLTVILCVTATLTVTALLVTTIIHAFVLRNLFPNDIAIAISQGKPKTTRRWFHRRSGSSDTTIKHIEHYLKFADSEEKDIEASNESAGKV, translated from the exons ATGGATAAGAGCGAAGGAATTAACCTCACAGAGAGAGATTCTTCAGAAAGACTTCCTTCACTGATTGAACATATTGCTGCAAATAAAGTGGCTGGATTTGATAACATTAAGGGGAAGAATGAACTGAATTATCAACCAGCTGCCATGTGTTCTCATTGTTTAAGCCCCTTAAGCATG GGAACTGTGGCAGCAGCTGCAGATGGTCAGAGTGATCTTTCTCAGACTCAAAGACTGCATTCTGTTTCTATTAGCATGCCATCTACTCCTGCGGGAAATCATTCCTCAAATGCGAAAAAAGTACTCTTCAATGATAGTAATGAAATAATTTTCAGCAATGATGCTTCAAATTCTGCTGCTACAACCAATTATGGTGGTGCTGCAGAACTAAAAATCACTAAGTTTCATTCTCAGCCAATGCCAACAGGTTCAACATCTCATCAGGTTGTCGCAAATGGCAAATTTCCAAGTCATCCAGAAGGTCCCCTCAGGAATCCTGCAATTAACGGACTAAAGGATAAAAGATTTGACACTTTCAAAACTTGGTCTGGGAAGCTTGAGAGGCAAATATCCAATTTACGTGGAAAGAACAGGGAGGATACACATGATTCCAATCCACAAGAGAATATAGAAGTGGAGACTTTACCTGTGGACCGGTACTTTGATGCCTTGCAGGGGCCTGAACTTGATACACTACGG CCATCTGAGGAGATAATTCTTCCTGAAGATAAGCAGTGGCCCTTTCTTCTTCGCTACCCAATCTCTTCATTTGGTATCTGTCTTGGTGTTAGCAGCCAAGCCATTATGTGGAAAGCCCTTGCAACGTCTACTTCCACAAAATTTCTGCACATAAGCCCGGATGTAAACCTAGCTTTGTGGTGCATATCGGTTGCTCTTGTTGTAATCGTCTCTTCCATTTACTTTCTGAAAGTGATTTTCTACTTTGAAGCAGTTCGGCGAGAATACTATCACCCGATCCGTATCAATTTCTTCTTTGCTCCATGGATAGCACTCCTTTTTTTAGCTCTAGGAGTTCCACCATCAATTTCTGAAAAGCTCCATGCAGCTCTATGGTACATTCTTATGTTTCCAATCTTTTGTCTTGAGCTAAAAATTTATGGACAATGGATGTCAGGAGGAAAGAGGAGGCTTTCAAAGGTGGCCAATCCTTCAAATCATCTCTCagttgttggaaattttgttgGGGCATTGCTTGGCGCATCCATGGGGCTAAAAGAAGGGCCTATTTTCTTCTTTGCTATTGGATTGGCTCATTACATGGTCTTATTTGTCACTCTCTACCAAAGACTTCCAACAAATGAGACACTTCCAAAGGAGCTTCACCCAGTATTCTTTTTGTTTGTTGCAGCACCTAGTGTTGCTTCTATGGCGTGGGCGAACATTCAGGGATCCTTTGATTATGGATCACGGATTGCTTACTTCATTGCTATGTTCCTCTATTTCTCGCTG GCTGTTCGCATTAACTTTTTCCGAGGCTTCAG GTTTTCTTTGGCATGGTGGGCGTACACTTTTCCAATGACTGGAGCTGCCATTGCCACAATCAGGTATTCAAATGTGGTAACCAATGTAGTGACAAAATGTTTAACTGTGATACTATGTGTTACTGCAACACTCACAGTAACTGCACTGCTCGTAACAACAATCATCCATGCTTTCGTGCTTAGAAACCTCTTTCCCAATGACATTGCCATTGCAATTAGTCAAGGAAAGCCTAAAACAACTCGACGATGGTTTCATAGAAGATCTGGCAGCTCTGATACTACTATTAAACATATTGAACACTACCTCAAGTTTGCAGATTCAGAAGAAAAAGATATTGAAGCTTCTAATGAGTCGGCAGGAAAAGTTTGA
- the LOC113738478 gene encoding S-type anion channel SLAH3-like isoform X15 yields the protein MPSTPAGNHSSNAKKVVANGKFPSHPEGPLRNPAINGLKDKRFDTFKTWSGKLERQISNLRGKNREDTHDSNPQENIEVETLPVDRYFDALQGPELDTLRPSEEIILPEDKQWPFLLRYPISSFGICLGVSSQAIMWKALATSTSTKFLHISPDVNLALWCISVALVVIVSSIYFLKVIFYFEAVRREYYHPIRINFFFAPWIALLFLALGVPPSISEKLHAALWYILMFPIFCLELKIYGQWMSGGKRRLSKVANPSNHLSVVGNFVGALLGASMGLKEGPIFFFAIGLAHYMVLFVTLYQRLPTNETLPKELHPVFFLFVAAPSVASMAWANIQGSFDYGSRIAYFIAMFLYFSLAVRINFFRGFRFSLAWWAYTFPMTGAAIATIRYSNVVTNVVTKCLTVILCVTATLTVTALLVTTIIHAFVLRNLFPNDIAIAISQGKPKTTRRWFHRRSGSSDTTIKHIEHYLKFADSEEKDIEASNESAGKV from the exons ATGCCATCTACTCCTGCGGGAAATCATTCCTCAAATGCGAAAAAA GTTGTCGCAAATGGCAAATTTCCAAGTCATCCAGAAGGTCCCCTCAGGAATCCTGCAATTAACGGACTAAAGGATAAAAGATTTGACACTTTCAAAACTTGGTCTGGGAAGCTTGAGAGGCAAATATCCAATTTACGTGGAAAGAACAGGGAGGATACACATGATTCCAATCCACAAGAGAATATAGAAGTGGAGACTTTACCTGTGGACCGGTACTTTGATGCCTTGCAGGGGCCTGAACTTGATACACTACGG CCATCTGAGGAGATAATTCTTCCTGAAGATAAGCAGTGGCCCTTTCTTCTTCGCTACCCAATCTCTTCATTTGGTATCTGTCTTGGTGTTAGCAGCCAAGCCATTATGTGGAAAGCCCTTGCAACGTCTACTTCCACAAAATTTCTGCACATAAGCCCGGATGTAAACCTAGCTTTGTGGTGCATATCGGTTGCTCTTGTTGTAATCGTCTCTTCCATTTACTTTCTGAAAGTGATTTTCTACTTTGAAGCAGTTCGGCGAGAATACTATCACCCGATCCGTATCAATTTCTTCTTTGCTCCATGGATAGCACTCCTTTTTTTAGCTCTAGGAGTTCCACCATCAATTTCTGAAAAGCTCCATGCAGCTCTATGGTACATTCTTATGTTTCCAATCTTTTGTCTTGAGCTAAAAATTTATGGACAATGGATGTCAGGAGGAAAGAGGAGGCTTTCAAAGGTGGCCAATCCTTCAAATCATCTCTCagttgttggaaattttgttgGGGCATTGCTTGGCGCATCCATGGGGCTAAAAGAAGGGCCTATTTTCTTCTTTGCTATTGGATTGGCTCATTACATGGTCTTATTTGTCACTCTCTACCAAAGACTTCCAACAAATGAGACACTTCCAAAGGAGCTTCACCCAGTATTCTTTTTGTTTGTTGCAGCACCTAGTGTTGCTTCTATGGCGTGGGCGAACATTCAGGGATCCTTTGATTATGGATCACGGATTGCTTACTTCATTGCTATGTTCCTCTATTTCTCGCTG GCTGTTCGCATTAACTTTTTCCGAGGCTTCAG GTTTTCTTTGGCATGGTGGGCGTACACTTTTCCAATGACTGGAGCTGCCATTGCCACAATCAGGTATTCAAATGTGGTAACCAATGTAGTGACAAAATGTTTAACTGTGATACTATGTGTTACTGCAACACTCACAGTAACTGCACTGCTCGTAACAACAATCATCCATGCTTTCGTGCTTAGAAACCTCTTTCCCAATGACATTGCCATTGCAATTAGTCAAGGAAAGCCTAAAACAACTCGACGATGGTTTCATAGAAGATCTGGCAGCTCTGATACTACTATTAAACATATTGAACACTACCTCAAGTTTGCAGATTCAGAAGAAAAAGATATTGAAGCTTCTAATGAGTCGGCAGGAAAAGTTTGA
- the LOC113738478 gene encoding S-type anion channel SLAH3-like isoform X14: MPSTPAGNHSSNAKKVLFNDSNEIIFSNDASNSAATTNYGGAAELKITKFHSQPMPTGSTSHQVVANGKFPSHPEGPLRNPAINGLKDKRFDTFKTWSGKLERQISNLRGKNREDTHDSNPQENIEVETLPVDRYFDALQGPELDTLRPSEEIILPEDKQWPFLLRYPISSFGICLGVSSQAIMWKALATSTSTKFLHISPDVNLALWCISVALVVIVSSIYFLKVIFYFEAVRREYYHPIRINFFFAPWIALLFLALGVPPSISEKLHAALWYILMFPIFCLELKIYGQWMSGGKRRLSKVANPSNHLSVVGNFVGALLGASMGLKEGPIFFFAIGLAHYMVLFVTLYQRLPTNETLPKELHPVFFLFVAAPSVASMAWANIQGSFDYGSRIAYFIAMFLYFSLAVRINFFRGFRFSLAWWAYTFPMTGAAIATIRYSNVVTNVVTKCLTVILCVTATLTVTALLVTTIIHAFVLRNLFPNDIAIAISQGKPKTTRRWFHRRSGSSDTTIKHIEHYLKFADSEEKDIEASNESAGKV; the protein is encoded by the exons ATGCCATCTACTCCTGCGGGAAATCATTCCTCAAATGCGAAAAAAGTACTCTTCAATGATAGTAATGAAATAATTTTCAGCAATGATGCTTCAAATTCTGCTGCTACAACCAATTATGGTGGTGCTGCAGAACTAAAAATCACTAAGTTTCATTCTCAGCCAATGCCAACAGGTTCAACATCTCATCAGGTTGTCGCAAATGGCAAATTTCCAAGTCATCCAGAAGGTCCCCTCAGGAATCCTGCAATTAACGGACTAAAGGATAAAAGATTTGACACTTTCAAAACTTGGTCTGGGAAGCTTGAGAGGCAAATATCCAATTTACGTGGAAAGAACAGGGAGGATACACATGATTCCAATCCACAAGAGAATATAGAAGTGGAGACTTTACCTGTGGACCGGTACTTTGATGCCTTGCAGGGGCCTGAACTTGATACACTACGG CCATCTGAGGAGATAATTCTTCCTGAAGATAAGCAGTGGCCCTTTCTTCTTCGCTACCCAATCTCTTCATTTGGTATCTGTCTTGGTGTTAGCAGCCAAGCCATTATGTGGAAAGCCCTTGCAACGTCTACTTCCACAAAATTTCTGCACATAAGCCCGGATGTAAACCTAGCTTTGTGGTGCATATCGGTTGCTCTTGTTGTAATCGTCTCTTCCATTTACTTTCTGAAAGTGATTTTCTACTTTGAAGCAGTTCGGCGAGAATACTATCACCCGATCCGTATCAATTTCTTCTTTGCTCCATGGATAGCACTCCTTTTTTTAGCTCTAGGAGTTCCACCATCAATTTCTGAAAAGCTCCATGCAGCTCTATGGTACATTCTTATGTTTCCAATCTTTTGTCTTGAGCTAAAAATTTATGGACAATGGATGTCAGGAGGAAAGAGGAGGCTTTCAAAGGTGGCCAATCCTTCAAATCATCTCTCagttgttggaaattttgttgGGGCATTGCTTGGCGCATCCATGGGGCTAAAAGAAGGGCCTATTTTCTTCTTTGCTATTGGATTGGCTCATTACATGGTCTTATTTGTCACTCTCTACCAAAGACTTCCAACAAATGAGACACTTCCAAAGGAGCTTCACCCAGTATTCTTTTTGTTTGTTGCAGCACCTAGTGTTGCTTCTATGGCGTGGGCGAACATTCAGGGATCCTTTGATTATGGATCACGGATTGCTTACTTCATTGCTATGTTCCTCTATTTCTCGCTG GCTGTTCGCATTAACTTTTTCCGAGGCTTCAG GTTTTCTTTGGCATGGTGGGCGTACACTTTTCCAATGACTGGAGCTGCCATTGCCACAATCAGGTATTCAAATGTGGTAACCAATGTAGTGACAAAATGTTTAACTGTGATACTATGTGTTACTGCAACACTCACAGTAACTGCACTGCTCGTAACAACAATCATCCATGCTTTCGTGCTTAGAAACCTCTTTCCCAATGACATTGCCATTGCAATTAGTCAAGGAAAGCCTAAAACAACTCGACGATGGTTTCATAGAAGATCTGGCAGCTCTGATACTACTATTAAACATATTGAACACTACCTCAAGTTTGCAGATTCAGAAGAAAAAGATATTGAAGCTTCTAATGAGTCGGCAGGAAAAGTTTGA